TAATACCATTCATCAGTCTATGTTGCGTAAAATTCCTTTAGCCTTAGTGGGTTTAACCATTGGCTCAATCCTTACCGTAGTCGGTTTTGTCGCCTATGCCCAAGGTAACTCAACTCTTAATTTAGCAGGATTTTTCTACGGAATTCCTTTGCTATTAGGGGGACTCGCCCTCAAAGCCGCCGAACTAAAACCCATTCCCTTCTCCGTTGAAACCCCCAAAGAGATTATTACCCTCAGGGAAGCCCAAGCCACCGACACCCAAAACCAACTAAGAAAAGACGTAACCCGTTATCGTTATGGACAAGAAGCCCATCTCGATGATGCCCTAGAGCGCCTAGGATTAAGTCCCACCGATGAAGAAAGACCAATTTTAACCACCATCAAGGAAATAGACATTGATGGCAAATATACCCTTGTATTACAATTCAAAACCCCATTGATTAATCAAAAAATCTGGGAAGAAAAATTAGATAAAATAACCAAATTTTTTGGTCCAGGTATCAGCGCCCAAATTTTAAACTTTAACGACAATGTCATCGATTTAGCTCTTATTTCCACCCCCCAATCTAGCCCCGTTGAAGTTGCTTAGAAACATTGCATAGTATAAGACAATGAAAAACACCCCTAATCCTAATCCCCATAAACTACTCCTTATTGATGATGATCCTAATCTAATTTTGTTAGTGACGGATTATTTAGAATTTAATGGCTATCAGGTGTTAACCGCCAGTCAGGGCAGAGAAGCCCTCAGTCTTTTGGAAACAGAAATGCCTGATTTAATCATTTGTGATGTCATGATGCCTGAAATGGATGGTTATAGTTTTGTGGAAGAAATACGCCAAAATCCTCAATGGAATCAGTTACCGATTATTTTTCTTTCTGCCAAAACTCAAAGCCACGATAGGATAAAAGGTTTAAACATTGGGGCTGATGTTTATTTAGTCAAACCCTTTGAGCCTGAAGAATTAGTCGCCCAAGTAAAATCTACCCTCAATTATAGTCAACGTCTGATTAATAATAATAACGGTGTTGTGGCTGACATGAAAAGAATTCAAGTTCCTAAATCCGTTGAATTAACCCCCACAGAAACCAAGGTAGTCAGTTTAGTTTCCCAAGGTTTATCTAATCGGGAAATCTCCATAGAATTAGGAGTCAGTCAGCGCACCATAGAAAGCCACGTTT
The Cyanobacterium stanieri LEGE 03274 genome window above contains:
- a CDS encoding DUF2854 domain-containing protein, producing MLRKIPLALVGLTIGSILTVVGFVAYAQGNSTLNLAGFFYGIPLLLGGLALKAAELKPIPFSVETPKEIITLREAQATDTQNQLRKDVTRYRYGQEAHLDDALERLGLSPTDEERPILTTIKEIDIDGKYTLVLQFKTPLINQKIWEEKLDKITKFFGPGISAQILNFNDNVIDLALISTPQSSPVEVA
- a CDS encoding response regulator transcription factor, with protein sequence MKNTPNPNPHKLLLIDDDPNLILLVTDYLEFNGYQVLTASQGREALSLLETEMPDLIICDVMMPEMDGYSFVEEIRQNPQWNQLPIIFLSAKTQSHDRIKGLNIGADVYLVKPFEPEELVAQVKSTLNYSQRLINNNNGVVADMKRIQVPKSVELTPTETKVVSLVSQGLSNREISIELGVSQRTIESHVSNMLNKTGLHNRTELSRWAIQSQLV